The Pedobacter roseus genome contains a region encoding:
- a CDS encoding formylglycine-generating enzyme family protein has product MFKKLIAAALIFSPCVHIFAQNPTGSYTQSINGTKLKFDMQAIPAGKFKMGSKAGKPDEQPVHEVKLDAFWIGKHEVTWDIFERFLYRDYEKKASEGAIPSEVDAVTRPTKPYLDMTFGMGKEHQPAVAMTQYNAIQFCKWLYVRTGVFYRLPTEAEWEYACKAGTETNYSFGNDEAKLGDYAWYKDNSSNKTHQVGLKKPNAWGLFDMHGNVSEWTYDQYLADFYNQGKDKTSENPVAQPEKLYPNAVRGGSYDEIPGNLTSTVRLASDPSWKQLDPQIPKSNWWFPEAPFVGMRLVRPAKTPSKEEIDAYYNKQPIKDF; this is encoded by the coding sequence ATGTTTAAAAAATTAATTGCCGCTGCATTAATCTTCAGTCCCTGCGTGCATATTTTTGCGCAAAACCCAACCGGTTCGTACACCCAATCCATCAACGGAACCAAATTAAAATTCGATATGCAGGCCATTCCGGCAGGTAAATTTAAAATGGGCAGCAAAGCAGGCAAACCTGACGAACAACCTGTACATGAAGTTAAACTCGATGCTTTCTGGATCGGAAAACATGAGGTAACCTGGGATATTTTTGAACGTTTTCTTTACCGCGATTACGAAAAAAAAGCCAGTGAAGGCGCTATACCTTCCGAAGTTGATGCTGTAACCCGCCCTACAAAACCCTATCTGGACATGACCTTCGGGATGGGCAAAGAACACCAACCCGCAGTAGCCATGACCCAATATAATGCCATACAGTTTTGTAAATGGTTGTATGTGCGTACCGGAGTATTTTATCGCTTACCAACAGAAGCCGAATGGGAATATGCCTGTAAAGCCGGTACAGAAACCAATTATTCTTTTGGCAACGATGAAGCTAAACTCGGCGATTATGCCTGGTATAAAGACAACAGCAGCAACAAAACCCATCAGGTGGGATTAAAAAAACCAAATGCCTGGGGTTTGTTCGATATGCACGGAAATGTTAGCGAGTGGACCTACGACCAATACCTGGCCGATTTTTATAACCAGGGTAAAGATAAAACCAGCGAAAATCCGGTAGCCCAACCCGAAAAACTTTATCCGAATGCCGTGCGTGGTGGCTCTTATGATGAAATACCCGGCAATTTAACTTCAACGGTTAGGCTGGCATCCGATCCATCATGGAAACAGTTGGATCCACAGATTCCGAAAAGCAATTGGTGGTTCCCGGAAGCACCATTTGTAGGCATGCGTTTAGTACGACCAGCTAAAACGCCCTCAAAGGAAGAAATAGATGCTTATTACAACAAACAACCTATAAAAGACTTTTAA
- a CDS encoding Gfo/Idh/MocA family oxidoreductase: protein MKKPINQQDRRDFLKATAMLAGGAMLSSIPLAGAYASGSDTIKIALIGCGDRGTGAAFQALSTKFNIKLVAMADAFQDRLDSSYQSLSSKFGAKIDVPKERQFVGFDAYLKAIPLADVVLLTTPPGFRPIHFEEAVKQNKQIFMEKPVAVDAPGIRKVLAAAEEAKKKKLNVVVGLQRRYQTNYRESMKRINDGAIGDIMSGQVYWNSGGVWVRPRKANQTEMEYQMRNWYYFNWLCGDHIVEQHVHNIDIANWIKNAHPVSVQGTGSRAWRTGKDYGEIYDNHSIELTYADGAVINSQCRHFEGISNRVDESFQGTKGKIYLSGSNQAIMKDYSGKELYNHNTKGNANPYQTEHDELFDAVSKGEYKFSNVDYAATSTFSAIIGRYATYSGQTIKWDEALAANNSLLPERFAWDANPRLMPDANGLYPIAMPGQAKVL from the coding sequence ATGAAAAAACCAATTAACCAACAAGATCGTCGCGATTTTTTAAAAGCAACAGCCATGCTTGCAGGCGGCGCCATGTTAAGCAGCATTCCATTGGCCGGAGCTTATGCATCCGGATCAGACACCATTAAAATAGCTTTAATTGGCTGTGGCGACCGTGGTACAGGAGCAGCTTTCCAGGCTTTAAGCACCAAATTCAATATTAAACTGGTAGCCATGGCCGATGCTTTTCAAGATCGTTTGGATAGCAGTTACCAATCTTTAAGCTCAAAATTTGGCGCAAAAATAGATGTTCCGAAAGAACGCCAGTTTGTAGGTTTTGATGCTTACCTAAAAGCCATTCCATTGGCTGATGTAGTGCTGTTAACCACTCCTCCTGGCTTCCGTCCTATCCATTTCGAAGAAGCGGTAAAACAAAATAAACAGATTTTTATGGAAAAACCTGTTGCCGTTGATGCGCCGGGGATCAGAAAGGTATTGGCCGCTGCCGAAGAAGCCAAAAAGAAAAAATTAAACGTGGTAGTGGGTTTACAAAGACGTTACCAGACCAATTACCGCGAATCGATGAAACGCATTAACGATGGGGCCATTGGCGACATCATGTCGGGACAGGTATATTGGAACAGTGGCGGCGTTTGGGTTCGTCCGCGCAAAGCAAACCAAACCGAAATGGAATACCAAATGAGAAACTGGTATTATTTCAACTGGTTATGCGGCGACCACATTGTAGAACAGCACGTACACAATATCGATATTGCCAACTGGATCAAAAATGCACACCCGGTTTCGGTACAGGGAACAGGAAGCCGTGCCTGGAGAACCGGAAAAGATTATGGCGAAATTTACGATAACCACTCTATCGAATTAACTTATGCCGATGGTGCGGTAATTAACAGTCAGTGCAGGCATTTTGAAGGCATCAGCAACCGTGTAGATGAATCATTCCAAGGCACAAAAGGTAAAATATATCTCTCAGGAAGCAACCAGGCCATTATGAAAGATTATAGCGGCAAAGAGCTGTATAACCACAATACCAAAGGAAATGCCAACCCTTACCAAACCGAACACGATGAGCTTTTCGATGCGGTTTCTAAAGGAGAGTATAAATTTAGTAATGTAGATTACGCAGCAACCAGCACGTTCTCTGCTATTATTGGCCGTTACGCCACCTACTCTGGTCAAACCATTAAGTGGGATGAAGCATTGGCCGCCAACAACAGTTTATTGCCTGAGCGTTTTGCATGGGATGCCAATCCACGCTTAATGCCCGATGCAAACGGTTTATACCCTATCGCCATGCCAGGACAGGCAAAAGTGCTTTAA
- a CDS encoding FAD:protein FMN transferase — MKKEIRQYKINGYAQGTDYAIMYYATDSLATKQGIDSLLNEIDLSMSLYKKGTLINQFNAAKKEIKTDRFMNDVLKRSFEINADTKGIFDITVAPLVQAWGFGPKEEKSEPDPATIKSILSCVGMKNLKLKDGWLSKSKPCVHIDLNGIAQGYSVDLIAAYLEQKGIKQYVAELGGEIRISGPKPNGETMKIGIEGPDKDGTPIIRHIAAINSGAITTSGNYRKFHQSGKKKISHLIDPKTGYPLDNEMISVTVYANDAITADGYDNALMAMHLKEAIAFVESRKNLEAYFVYHQKDGKVADTLTTGFKKLITHQ, encoded by the coding sequence TTGAAAAAAGAAATCCGGCAATACAAAATTAACGGTTATGCACAGGGAACCGATTACGCTATAATGTATTATGCCACCGATAGTTTGGCCACCAAACAGGGCATAGACAGTTTATTAAATGAAATTGATTTATCGATGTCGCTTTACAAAAAGGGAACATTGATAAATCAGTTTAACGCTGCCAAAAAAGAGATCAAAACCGATCGTTTTATGAACGATGTGCTTAAAAGAAGTTTTGAGATCAATGCAGATACGAAAGGCATTTTCGACATCACCGTAGCACCTTTGGTTCAGGCCTGGGGCTTTGGGCCGAAAGAGGAAAAATCAGAACCCGATCCGGCTACCATCAAATCGATCCTCAGCTGCGTGGGCATGAAAAACCTGAAATTAAAAGATGGATGGCTCAGTAAATCAAAACCATGCGTACATATCGATTTAAATGGAATTGCACAAGGTTACAGCGTCGATTTAATTGCTGCTTATCTTGAACAAAAAGGAATTAAACAATATGTGGCCGAGCTGGGTGGCGAAATCAGGATATCTGGACCAAAACCCAATGGCGAAACCATGAAAATCGGCATCGAAGGTCCTGATAAAGATGGTACGCCCATAATCAGGCATATTGCCGCAATTAACTCCGGAGCCATTACCACTTCGGGCAACTACCGGAAATTTCATCAAAGCGGAAAGAAGAAAATCTCCCACCTGATCGATCCTAAAACAGGTTATCCTTTAGATAATGAGATGATCAGCGTTACCGTTTATGCCAACGATGCCATTACTGCCGATGGGTATGATAATGCTTTAATGGCCATGCACCTTAAAGAGGCCATTGCCTTTGTAGAAAGCCGGAAAAACCTCGAAGCTTATTTTGTGTACCACCAAAAAGATGGCAAAGTAGCCGATACGCTAACTACAGGATTTAAAAAATTAATTACACACCAATAG